Proteins found in one Amycolatopsis umgeniensis genomic segment:
- a CDS encoding polyribonucleotide nucleotidyltransferase, with amino-acid sequence MTDSTGVTVHETEAVIDNGRFGTRTVRFETGRLARQAAGAVVAYLDEETMLLSATTASKHPKDHFDFFPLTVDVEERMYAAGRIPGAFFRREGRPSTDAILTCRLIDRPLRPSFTDGLRNEIQVVITVQSLNPDDPYDVLAINAASASTQIAGLPFSGPVGGVRVALIEGQWVAFPTWKQLEDATFNMVVAGRIVGDDVAIMMVEAEATDRTLDLIADGGKSPDEIAVAEGLEASKPFIKALCVAQQELADVAAKPTGEFPVFLAFEQDAFDAVAAIATDDLANALTIAGKQDRDNATDQVKAAVLEKIGLGEGEAFQGREKEIGAAFKSLSKKIMRKRVLTDKIRMDGRGLTDIRSLAAEVAVIPRAHGSALFERGETQILGVTTLNMLRMEQQIDSLSPETTKRYLHHYNFPPFSTGETGRVGSPKRREIGHGMLAERALVPVLPKRDEFPYAIRQVSEALGSNGSTSMGSVCASTMGLLNAGVPLKAPVAGIAMGLISDEVDGETRYVALTDILGAEDAMGDMDFKVAGTKDIITALQLDTKLDGIPSEVLAAALKQAKDARLTILEVIAEAIDGPDEMSPYAPRVTSVKIPVDKIGEVIGPKGKMINSITEETGADISIEDDGTIYVGAADGPSAEAAIDKINAIANPQLPKVGERFLGTVVKTAAFGAFVSLLPGKDGLVHISKLGNGKRIAKVEDVVNVGDKLRVEIADIDNRGKISLIVVKEDDAAEAEKPAEGADAEAPKADAQ; translated from the coding sequence CCGTCAGGCAGCCGGCGCCGTCGTCGCCTACCTCGACGAAGAGACCATGCTGCTCTCGGCGACCACCGCGTCGAAGCACCCGAAGGACCACTTCGACTTCTTCCCGCTGACCGTGGACGTCGAGGAGCGGATGTACGCCGCCGGACGCATCCCCGGCGCGTTCTTCCGTCGCGAGGGTCGCCCGTCGACCGACGCGATCCTGACCTGCCGCCTGATCGACCGGCCGCTGCGCCCGTCGTTCACCGACGGTCTCCGCAACGAGATCCAGGTCGTCATCACCGTCCAGAGCCTCAACCCGGACGACCCGTACGACGTGCTCGCGATCAACGCGGCTTCGGCCTCGACCCAGATCGCCGGCCTGCCGTTCTCGGGTCCGGTCGGCGGCGTCCGCGTCGCGCTGATCGAGGGCCAGTGGGTCGCGTTCCCGACCTGGAAGCAGCTGGAAGACGCCACCTTCAACATGGTGGTCGCCGGTCGCATCGTCGGTGACGACGTCGCGATCATGATGGTCGAGGCCGAGGCCACCGACCGGACGCTCGACCTGATCGCCGACGGCGGCAAGTCGCCGGACGAGATCGCCGTCGCCGAGGGCCTCGAGGCCTCGAAGCCGTTCATCAAGGCACTCTGTGTCGCGCAGCAGGAGCTGGCCGACGTCGCCGCCAAGCCGACCGGCGAGTTCCCGGTCTTCCTGGCCTTCGAGCAGGACGCCTTCGACGCCGTCGCCGCCATCGCGACCGACGACCTCGCGAACGCCCTGACCATCGCGGGCAAGCAGGACCGTGACAACGCGACCGACCAGGTCAAGGCCGCGGTGCTGGAGAAGATCGGCCTGGGCGAGGGCGAAGCCTTCCAGGGCCGTGAGAAGGAGATCGGCGCGGCCTTCAAGTCGCTGTCGAAGAAGATCATGCGCAAGCGCGTCCTCACGGACAAGATCCGCATGGACGGCCGCGGCCTGACCGACATCCGCTCGCTCGCCGCCGAGGTCGCCGTGATCCCGCGGGCGCACGGTTCCGCGCTGTTCGAGCGCGGTGAGACGCAGATCCTGGGCGTCACCACGCTGAACATGCTCCGCATGGAGCAGCAGATCGACTCGCTCTCCCCGGAGACCACGAAGCGATACCTGCACCACTACAACTTCCCGCCGTTCTCCACCGGCGAGACCGGCCGCGTCGGTTCGCCGAAGCGGCGCGAGATCGGCCACGGCATGCTCGCCGAGCGCGCCCTGGTCCCGGTCCTGCCGAAGCGTGACGAGTTCCCGTACGCGATCCGCCAGGTCTCCGAGGCGCTGGGCTCCAACGGCTCCACCTCGATGGGCTCGGTCTGCGCGTCGACCATGGGTCTGCTGAACGCAGGTGTCCCGCTGAAGGCGCCGGTCGCCGGCATCGCCATGGGCCTCATCTCCGACGAGGTCGACGGCGAGACCCGCTACGTCGCGCTGACCGACATCCTCGGTGCCGAAGACGCCATGGGCGACATGGACTTCAAGGTCGCCGGCACCAAGGACATCATCACCGCGCTGCAGCTCGACACGAAGCTCGACGGCATCCCGTCGGAGGTCCTCGCGGCCGCGCTGAAGCAGGCGAAGGACGCTCGCCTCACCATCCTGGAGGTCATCGCCGAGGCGATCGACGGCCCGGACGAGATGAGCCCGTACGCCCCGCGCGTCACCAGCGTGAAGATCCCGGTGGACAAGATCGGCGAGGTCATCGGCCCGAAGGGCAAGATGATCAACTCGATCACCGAGGAGACCGGCGCCGACATCTCCATCGAGGACGACGGCACGATCTACGTGGGCGCGGCCGACGGCCCGTCGGCGGAGGCGGCGATCGACAAGATCAACGCCATCGCCAACCCGCAGCTGCCCAAGGTCGGCGAGCGCTTCCTCGGCACCGTGGTGAAGACGGCCGCGTTCGGCGCGTTCGTCTCGCTGCTGCCGGGCAAGGACGGCCTGGTGCACATCTCCAAGCTGGGCAACGGCAAGCGGATCGCCAAGGTCGAAGACGTGGTCAACGTGGGCGACAAGCTCCGCGTCGAGATCGCCGACATCGACAACCGCGGCAAGATCAGCCTGATCGTGGTCAAGGAAGACGACGCCGCCGAGGCGGAGAAGCCCGCCGAGGGCGCGGACGCCGAGGCTCCGAAGGCCGACGCCCAGTAG
- a CDS encoding M16 family metallopeptidase has translation MARQVSGHEQPVGSTRTLESTPDGAVVKRSVLAGGLRVITEHVPASRSVTVGLWVGVGSRDEPSSVEGAAHYLEHLLFKGTTNRDATQIAEEIDAVGGEFNAFTAKEHTCYYAQVLDEDLPLAMDLVTDVVFEALCTDKDVETERSVVLEEISMRDDDPEDLLHETFVGAILGDHALGRPVLGSEKSIIEMSASALRGFYRRRYTLPRMVLAVAGNIEHGQVLRLVRKALRNRLTGTATPVAPRGGRARIAMAPKLALHTDDTEQAHVMLGLRSLPRHDDRRFAQSVLNAALGGGMSSRLFQEVREKRGLAYQVYSSVASYADAGHMAVYAGCQPEKLGEVAGVIREVLELVGKDGLSEAEVMRAKGQLRGGLVLGLEDTSSRMSRIGKNELNYGRYLGVDDTVARIDAVTTEEVCALARTLLHRPGGVTAAAVVGPYAHADDLPDDLHEVIAS, from the coding sequence TTGGCACGTCAGGTTTCCGGGCACGAACAGCCCGTCGGCAGCACCCGCACCCTCGAGTCCACTCCGGACGGCGCGGTGGTCAAGCGCAGTGTGCTGGCCGGTGGCCTCCGGGTCATCACCGAGCACGTTCCCGCCTCCCGTTCGGTGACGGTCGGGCTGTGGGTCGGCGTCGGCTCGCGTGACGAGCCGTCGTCGGTCGAAGGTGCGGCGCATTACCTCGAACACCTGCTGTTCAAGGGCACCACGAACCGCGACGCCACCCAGATCGCCGAGGAGATCGACGCGGTCGGCGGGGAGTTCAACGCGTTCACCGCGAAAGAGCACACCTGCTACTACGCGCAGGTGCTCGACGAGGACCTGCCGCTCGCGATGGACCTGGTCACCGACGTCGTGTTCGAGGCACTGTGCACGGACAAGGACGTCGAGACCGAGCGCAGTGTCGTGCTCGAAGAGATCTCGATGCGCGACGACGATCCCGAAGACCTGCTGCACGAGACGTTCGTCGGCGCGATCCTGGGCGACCACGCGCTCGGCCGTCCGGTGCTCGGCAGCGAGAAGTCCATCATCGAGATGTCCGCGTCGGCGTTGCGCGGGTTCTACCGTCGCCGCTACACGCTGCCGCGGATGGTGCTCGCGGTCGCCGGGAACATCGAGCACGGCCAGGTGCTTCGCTTGGTGCGCAAGGCTTTGCGGAACCGTCTGACCGGGACGGCGACACCGGTGGCGCCGCGTGGCGGGCGGGCGCGGATCGCGATGGCGCCGAAACTCGCGCTGCACACCGACGACACCGAGCAGGCGCACGTGATGCTCGGCCTGCGGTCACTGCCGCGGCACGACGACCGCCGGTTCGCGCAATCGGTGCTCAACGCCGCGCTCGGCGGCGGGATGAGTTCGCGTCTGTTCCAGGAGGTCCGCGAGAAGCGCGGGCTGGCGTACCAGGTGTACTCGTCCGTCGCGAGCTACGCCGACGCCGGGCACATGGCCGTGTACGCGGGCTGTCAGCCGGAGAAGCTCGGCGAGGTCGCCGGGGTGATCCGCGAGGTGCTCGAACTCGTCGGCAAGGACGGGCTGAGCGAGGCCGAGGTCATGCGGGCGAAGGGGCAGTTGCGGGGCGGGCTCGTGCTCGGTCTCGAGGACACTTCGTCGCGGATGTCGCGGATCGGCAAGAACGAACTGAACTACGGCCGCTATCTCGGCGTCGACGACACGGTCGCGCGGATCGACGCCGTCACCACCGAAGAGGTCTGTGCGCTCGCTCGCACTCTGCTGCACCGCCCTGGTGGCGTGACGGCGGCGGCGGTCGTCGGGCCGTACGCTCACGCCGACGACCTGCCGGACGATCTGCACGAGGTGATCGCATCATGA
- the dapB gene encoding 4-hydroxy-tetrahydrodipicolinate reductase, producing MTAGIRVGVLGARGRMGQEVVNAVNGADDMDLVAALDAGDDFSALKQAQVVVDFTHPDAVMDNLEFLTGNGIHAVVGTTGFSGERLEKLRSWLDADPSLGVLIAPNFALGAVLAMRFAQQAARFYNSAEVIELHHNRKADAPSGTAAHTARLIGEARAEAGLEPGEDATTSEVDGARGALVDNVRVHSVRLPGLVAHEEILFGGEGETLTIRHDSLHRTSFMPGVLLGVRSVLTRPGLTVGLENILDL from the coding sequence ATGACCGCTGGAATTCGCGTCGGTGTGCTGGGCGCACGCGGCCGGATGGGCCAGGAAGTGGTCAACGCCGTCAACGGCGCCGACGACATGGACCTTGTCGCCGCACTGGACGCCGGAGACGACTTCTCGGCGCTCAAGCAGGCGCAGGTCGTCGTCGACTTCACCCATCCCGACGCGGTGATGGACAACCTGGAGTTCCTGACCGGCAACGGGATCCACGCGGTCGTCGGGACCACCGGGTTCAGCGGGGAGCGGCTGGAGAAGCTGCGCTCGTGGCTCGACGCCGACCCGTCGCTCGGCGTGCTGATCGCGCCGAACTTCGCCCTCGGCGCGGTGCTGGCGATGCGTTTCGCCCAGCAGGCGGCACGCTTCTACAACTCGGCCGAGGTCATCGAGCTGCACCACAACCGCAAGGCCGACGCGCCTTCCGGCACCGCCGCGCATACCGCCCGGCTGATCGGCGAGGCCCGTGCGGAAGCCGGGCTCGAACCGGGCGAAGACGCGACGACGTCCGAAGTGGACGGTGCTCGCGGCGCGCTCGTCGACAACGTCCGCGTGCATTCGGTCCGGCTGCCCGGTCTGGTGGCGCACGAGGAGATCCTGTTCGGCGGCGAGGGGGAGACCCTCACCATCCGGCACGATTCGCTGCACCGCACGTCGTTCATGCCGGGTGTGCTGCTCGGCGTGCGCTCGGTGCTCACGCGGCCCGGCCTGACGGTCGGTCTCGAGAACATCCTCGACCTGTGA
- a CDS encoding tetratricopeptide repeat protein, whose protein sequence is MRARNFALVMTAALAVYVVLLAGRGIALLGTGETVPVIFGVGVLLLPLLGIWIIVTTWRSGVQIQRLSRRLDEEGGLPDVSDLPRRPSGRVDRDAADAWFDERRAEVEADQENWRVWYRLAYAYEIAGDRKRARATMRKAVELEAASR, encoded by the coding sequence GTGAGGGCCCGCAATTTCGCGCTGGTGATGACGGCGGCCCTCGCGGTCTACGTCGTACTGCTGGCCGGCCGGGGGATCGCGTTGCTGGGCACCGGCGAGACGGTGCCGGTGATCTTCGGTGTCGGCGTCCTGTTGCTGCCGCTGCTCGGGATCTGGATCATCGTGACCACCTGGCGTTCCGGCGTCCAGATCCAGCGGCTCTCGCGGCGGCTGGACGAGGAAGGCGGCCTGCCCGACGTGTCCGATCTGCCGCGGCGGCCTTCGGGCCGGGTGGATCGCGACGCCGCGGACGCCTGGTTCGACGAGCGCCGGGCCGAGGTCGAGGCGGATCAGGAGAACTGGCGCGTCTGGTACCGGCTGGCCTACGCGTACGAGATCGCGGGGGACCGGAAGCGGGCCCGCGCCACGATGCGGAAGGCCGTCGAGCTCGAGGCCGCTTCCCGCTGA
- a CDS encoding YqaA family protein, translating to MVGWLLLSFGVAFGSAILPIVSIEMFLIGLCASQPTMPWLLLGAIVAAGQVGGKTLYYLAAKGTIKLPKPLHDRLHRERPPTPRRERWRARTKKMRARLDALRERCHRHPHWMAGTYGVSSVVGLPPYMATSVLAGLVKMPLASFLATGFLGRWLRFSLLAASPALFAGWFHY from the coding sequence ATGGTGGGCTGGTTGCTCCTGTCGTTCGGCGTCGCCTTCGGCTCCGCGATCCTCCCCATCGTCAGCATCGAGATGTTCCTCATCGGCCTGTGCGCGAGCCAGCCGACGATGCCGTGGCTGCTGCTCGGCGCCATCGTCGCGGCCGGTCAGGTCGGCGGGAAGACGCTCTACTACCTCGCCGCCAAGGGCACGATCAAGCTGCCGAAACCCCTGCACGACCGCCTGCACCGGGAGCGGCCGCCCACCCCGCGCAGGGAAAGATGGCGGGCGCGCACCAAGAAGATGCGCGCCCGGCTCGACGCCCTTCGCGAACGCTGCCACCGGCATCCGCACTGGATGGCGGGCACGTACGGGGTGAGTTCGGTCGTCGGCCTGCCGCCGTACATGGCCACGAGCGTGCTCGCGGGACTGGTGAAGATGCCGTTGGCGAGCTTCCTGGCCACCGGTTTCCTGGGCCGCTGGCTGCGGTTCAGCCTGCTGGCCGCGTCACCAGCCCTGTTCGCCGGCTGGTTCCACTACTGA